The following are encoded together in the Leptospira langatensis genome:
- the asd gene encoding archaetidylserine decarboxylase (Phosphatidylserine decarboxylase is synthesized as a single chain precursor. Generation of the pyruvoyl active site from a Ser is coupled to cleavage of a Gly-Ser bond between the larger (beta) and smaller (alpha chains). It is an integral membrane protein.) yields the protein MLTTKLFPFLDLDLLKPYFYFLLFIGLYLTFRLKFPQVRFLFLAIKIFSGNMDYKGSRGRLVHSQAFYAGTGSSLLPGAVLGSALALVLAGPGVLLWIWLSSFLIMPLRFVSSTLAIRFRIKLESGRYLSGPMYFIEKALKARWLAIAFSLACLLTVLSMGGSIPILGATFLAHNGLDIQGMTVPVLVSIVVVFIVLGGIRRIGRVSSYLAPIGLILFFISYILLFRDHLTNFYSFLEVVGKDATQPLSVLLGGGFSLARIFSTGTGMFFLSTETGIGKSAGVAGVVRTDSAAKQGIVSMLATFFEGFVMATLVIYALYSFGVKDLDSVRNFLSIVIQGPTDPARLALILSFLVFTIVAISGWFYTGEQNARYIFGEKFANAYRILFIASLLGSAYAYVKYGEEVLLQIFGVGYGLALITAVPVLISLVLLAKVAQAELRKFLEGGARYEIFKDFYLLLLSILPKNLVSLLFGILASLRLPRFIMIPILKAFAKAYKINVNEAALEIEEYNSLNQFFTRALKAGARIIDSGENAAVSPVDAKITGFGDINDQVILQAKGVDYNLKELLGGEKYLSKFQNGKYITFYLSPQDYHRIHSPAYGRILGYYYEPGKLFPVNELAVFGIRGLFPKNERLITFLQTEYGLVAVIKVGASNVGRIRVTYDKKIITNTLIRTVKEEDYKDVSIMIEKGAELGRFEMGSTVILILERDTFDFADLHVNEKITYGTPIGTFRKQILKLPR from the coding sequence ATGCTGACTACTAAACTTTTTCCATTCTTGGACCTGGATCTACTTAAGCCCTATTTCTATTTCCTTCTCTTCATTGGGTTGTACCTCACATTTCGATTAAAGTTCCCTCAAGTACGATTTTTATTTTTAGCGATAAAGATTTTTTCGGGAAACATGGATTACAAAGGTTCCCGAGGTCGCTTAGTACACTCGCAAGCTTTCTATGCAGGAACTGGTTCCTCTTTATTACCGGGCGCCGTGCTCGGCTCCGCGTTGGCCTTGGTGCTTGCCGGACCGGGAGTGCTTCTTTGGATCTGGCTTTCTAGTTTTCTCATCATGCCTCTTCGTTTCGTTTCTTCTACTCTTGCGATCCGTTTCCGGATCAAGTTGGAGAGCGGTCGCTATCTTTCGGGACCCATGTATTTTATCGAAAAAGCACTGAAGGCAAGATGGCTCGCGATCGCTTTCTCTTTGGCCTGTCTTTTGACTGTGCTTTCTATGGGTGGATCCATTCCTATCTTGGGCGCCACATTCCTAGCACATAACGGTCTAGATATCCAAGGAATGACTGTGCCAGTCCTTGTGTCTATCGTTGTCGTTTTTATCGTATTAGGTGGCATCCGCAGGATCGGACGAGTATCTTCTTATTTAGCTCCCATTGGGCTGATCCTGTTTTTCATAAGTTATATCCTCTTATTTCGGGATCATCTTACGAACTTCTATTCTTTCTTGGAAGTGGTAGGCAAGGATGCAACTCAGCCTCTTTCCGTTTTGCTCGGAGGAGGATTCTCGCTTGCGAGGATCTTTAGTACAGGAACCGGAATGTTTTTCCTCTCCACAGAGACCGGGATAGGTAAGAGTGCGGGAGTGGCCGGAGTGGTACGCACGGATTCCGCCGCAAAGCAAGGGATCGTGAGTATGCTCGCAACCTTCTTCGAAGGATTCGTGATGGCGACTCTGGTCATCTATGCGTTATACTCCTTCGGAGTAAAGGATCTGGATTCGGTCCGTAACTTCTTGAGCATTGTCATCCAAGGACCTACTGACCCTGCGAGACTCGCTTTAATCCTTTCCTTCCTGGTATTTACCATTGTTGCCATCTCCGGTTGGTTTTACACAGGAGAACAAAATGCTAGGTATATTTTCGGAGAAAAATTTGCGAACGCATATCGGATCCTATTTATCGCCTCCTTGCTCGGTTCGGCCTATGCCTATGTAAAATACGGAGAAGAAGTATTACTGCAGATCTTCGGGGTAGGATATGGACTCGCTTTGATCACTGCAGTTCCTGTGCTGATCAGCTTGGTTCTCTTGGCAAAGGTGGCTCAGGCTGAGCTACGCAAATTCTTGGAGGGAGGAGCACGTTATGAGATCTTCAAGGATTTTTATCTGCTTCTTCTTTCCATTCTGCCTAAGAACCTGGTTTCCCTACTTTTCGGGATACTGGCATCTTTGCGTCTTCCCCGCTTTATCATGATCCCTATCTTGAAGGCATTTGCTAAGGCTTATAAGATCAATGTAAACGAAGCCGCTTTGGAAATTGAGGAATACAATTCCTTAAATCAGTTTTTTACCAGAGCCTTGAAGGCAGGTGCAAGGATCATCGACTCCGGAGAGAACGCGGCGGTCTCTCCTGTGGATGCAAAGATCACCGGTTTTGGGGACATCAACGATCAGGTGATCCTGCAGGCTAAAGGAGTGGATTATAATTTGAAGGAGCTTTTGGGCGGGGAGAAATACCTTTCCAAGTTCCAGAACGGAAAATATATCACCTTCTATCTTTCCCCTCAGGATTATCATAGGATCCATTCGCCGGCCTACGGGAGAATATTAGGATATTATTATGAACCTGGGAAACTCTTTCCGGTGAACGAATTGGCAGTGTTCGGGATCAGAGGTTTATTCCCTAAGAATGAAAGATTGATCACATTCCTCCAGACTGAATACGGGCTCGTAGCGGTGATCAAGGTGGGAGCCTCGAATGTGGGAAGGATCCGAGTCACCTATGACAAAAAGATCATCACGAATACTTTGATCAGGACCGTTAAGGAAGAAGATTATAAGGATGTTTCCATCATGATCGAGAAGGGCGCGGAGCTTGGAAGATTCGAAATGGGTTCTACTGTCATTCTCATCCTGGAACGGGATACATTCGATTTTGCAGATCTGCATGTGAACGAAAAGATCACTTACGGAACTCCGATCGGGACCTTTCGCAAACAGATCCTGAAGCTGCCTAGATAA
- a CDS encoding SDR family NAD(P)-dependent oxidoreductase: MKKTALITGATVGIGYEIAKLAAKDGYDLILVARNTKTLNSVKKEMESLGAGVEILSADLSDPKSPKKIFDFAKKKKALVDLLVNNAGFGTNGKFHALDLREELDLIQVNVTSLVELTHLFVQEMRERHSGKILNVASTAAFQPGPLMTNYYASKAYVLFFSEGLAEEVRKDGITVTCLCPGPTKTEFFKRAEMDKSAILNSGLVPQADPAYVARVGYNGVKSGKAVVVSGIANKVMAQSVRITPRFLVRKLAKFLNTANR; this comes from the coding sequence ATGAAAAAAACCGCATTGATTACCGGCGCAACTGTCGGGATCGGATATGAGATCGCAAAACTGGCAGCTAAGGACGGATACGATCTGATCCTAGTAGCAAGAAATACCAAGACCCTCAATTCGGTAAAAAAAGAAATGGAGAGTCTCGGAGCCGGAGTAGAGATCCTTTCCGCCGATCTTTCGGATCCCAAATCGCCTAAAAAGATCTTCGACTTTGCTAAGAAGAAAAAGGCCCTTGTGGATCTTTTAGTCAATAACGCAGGCTTTGGTACGAACGGAAAGTTCCATGCTTTGGATCTTCGGGAAGAATTGGATCTGATCCAGGTCAATGTTACTTCTCTCGTAGAGCTGACTCATTTGTTTGTCCAAGAAATGAGGGAGAGACATTCCGGTAAGATCTTGAATGTCGCCTCGACTGCCGCCTTCCAACCCGGTCCACTGATGACGAATTACTATGCATCTAAGGCGTACGTTCTATTCTTCTCGGAAGGGCTTGCGGAAGAAGTTCGAAAAGACGGCATAACGGTCACTTGTCTCTGTCCAGGTCCTACTAAAACAGAATTCTTTAAAAGAGCGGAAATGGATAAGTCCGCCATCCTGAATAGCGGCTTAGTTCCGCAAGCGGATCCTGCATACGTAGCAAGAGTAGGATACAATGGAGTGAAATCCGGAAAGGCGGTAGTTGTCTCCGGGATCGCGAATAAGGTCATGGCCCAATCCGTTCGCATTACTCCTCGCTTTCTTGTGAGAAAACTCGCTAAGTTCCTGAATACTGCAAATCGATAA
- a CDS encoding sterol desaturase family protein has translation MEESLIDKAVPFFLGLVLLESLWGRRKEVYRWNDSVTDLATGILYSMSGVLITIGALFLYEKIRIFFSLQSIFHVSEFPSASPLGRDGNGWFFRGDAFLAWAFVLVAVDFIYYWFHRATHEVHFLWACHVTHHSSEEFNLTVALRQSMVQRVFEYAFNLPLALLGIPWWMFFLCHGLLKIYQFWVHTRLIGKLGWMEKVLLTPSHHRVHHGRDPEYLDKNHGGILILWDKWFGTYAEEKKEPIYGLTEPLPTFNPIWANFHVYISLWELVKSTPSWKDKFLLLVKKPDWRPNSLGGEKKIPEIDRAKYRKYDPQISGSAKLYGILQFLLLAASSVYLLKLIKLGKVQTGVFLGFGLWFLLALLSLGLLWDGRKNVWRWEVLKFAALGCILFIQFS, from the coding sequence ATGGAAGAATCTCTGATAGATAAGGCAGTTCCCTTCTTCCTTGGGCTTGTGCTTTTGGAATCTCTCTGGGGAAGAAGAAAGGAAGTCTACCGCTGGAACGATTCGGTTACCGATCTAGCCACCGGTATTCTTTACTCCATGAGCGGGGTGCTGATCACGATCGGCGCCTTGTTCCTGTATGAGAAAATTAGGATATTCTTCTCTTTACAATCTATCTTCCATGTATCCGAGTTTCCGAGTGCTTCTCCTTTGGGAAGGGATGGGAACGGTTGGTTTTTTCGGGGAGACGCTTTTCTTGCCTGGGCCTTTGTTTTGGTTGCCGTGGATTTTATTTACTATTGGTTCCACAGGGCTACTCACGAAGTGCACTTTCTCTGGGCCTGTCATGTCACTCATCATTCGAGCGAAGAATTCAATCTGACTGTGGCCTTGCGCCAATCCATGGTGCAAAGGGTTTTCGAGTATGCTTTCAACCTTCCTTTAGCGCTGCTCGGAATTCCTTGGTGGATGTTCTTTCTTTGTCATGGTCTTCTGAAGATCTATCAGTTCTGGGTCCACACTCGGCTTATCGGAAAATTGGGTTGGATGGAGAAGGTTCTTCTCACTCCTTCTCATCATAGGGTGCATCATGGAAGAGATCCGGAATATTTGGATAAGAACCATGGTGGGATCCTCATTCTTTGGGACAAATGGTTCGGTACATACGCGGAGGAGAAGAAGGAGCCGATCTATGGTTTGACAGAGCCTCTGCCTACCTTCAATCCGATCTGGGCGAATTTCCATGTATACATTTCGCTTTGGGAGCTAGTGAAGAGCACTCCAAGCTGGAAGGATAAATTCCTTCTTTTGGTCAAGAAGCCGGACTGGAGACCGAACTCTTTAGGTGGGGAGAAGAAGATCCCGGAAATCGATCGTGCTAAGTATAGAAAATACGACCCGCAAATTTCCGGATCGGCTAAATTGTACGGGATACTGCAATTTTTACTTCTTGCGGCTTCTTCGGTTTATTTATTAAAACTCATTAAATTAGGAAAAGTGCAAACAGGGGTTTTCTTAGGCTTTGGACTTTGGTTCCTTCTCGCACTTCTTTCTTTGGGACTCTTATGGGACGGAAGAAAGAATGTTTGGAGATGGGAAGTTTTGAAGTTTGCCGCTCTGGGTTGTATTCTTTTTATCCAATTCTCTTAA
- a CDS encoding acyl-CoA dehydrogenase family protein → MNSAFQFDLPEELLQLRDLVRDVVRKEVVPNRMHYDENNEYPKAILQKFKEAGLYQALFDEEHGGLGYGMMGGIVLAEEVSWGCLGVNTAFTSTKLGALPIDVGGTKEQKDKWLPLLATGEKTAAFGLSEPGAGSDVPAMATTATKKGDRYVLNGTKQWISSAGQADLYTVFAMTDKDRGPRGISCFVIEKGTKGFSFGKKEDKLGIRCSETRQLIMEDCEVPAENLIGGKENMGFLHAFKTLILSRPAVAAGAVGLMQGAFDAAIEYAREREQFGVTISSFQAIQHMLADMAIKIEGSRLLTYKAGVYAQSFHKDAAKFSAMAKCYASDSSVQVASDAVQIFGGYGYTKEYPVEKFYRDAKILQIYEGTSQIQRNEIAAGLIKDAASKVKKA, encoded by the coding sequence TTGAATTCAGCATTTCAATTTGATTTACCGGAAGAATTACTACAGCTCAGAGACTTGGTTAGGGACGTGGTCCGAAAAGAAGTTGTCCCGAACCGGATGCATTATGACGAAAATAACGAGTATCCTAAAGCTATATTACAGAAATTTAAAGAAGCAGGTCTTTATCAGGCTCTATTCGACGAGGAGCATGGAGGCTTGGGCTATGGGATGATGGGTGGTATCGTTCTGGCAGAAGAGGTTTCTTGGGGATGCTTGGGAGTGAATACCGCGTTTACTTCTACAAAACTCGGAGCCCTTCCTATCGACGTGGGAGGTACCAAGGAGCAGAAAGACAAATGGCTCCCACTTCTCGCTACCGGGGAAAAGACCGCTGCGTTCGGATTGTCCGAGCCGGGAGCAGGATCCGATGTGCCTGCTATGGCCACTACCGCTACGAAGAAAGGGGATCGATACGTTCTAAACGGAACCAAACAATGGATCAGTAGTGCCGGCCAAGCAGATCTTTATACTGTATTTGCAATGACCGATAAGGATAGGGGCCCAAGAGGGATTTCCTGTTTCGTGATCGAAAAAGGGACCAAGGGATTTTCTTTCGGAAAGAAAGAAGACAAATTGGGGATCCGCTGCTCAGAAACAAGACAGCTGATCATGGAGGATTGCGAAGTCCCTGCGGAGAACCTGATCGGCGGAAAGGAAAACATGGGATTCTTGCATGCGTTCAAGACACTGATCCTTTCTCGACCTGCAGTTGCAGCGGGTGCAGTCGGCTTAATGCAAGGAGCATTTGACGCGGCGATCGAATATGCTCGAGAAAGAGAGCAATTCGGAGTTACGATCTCTTCTTTCCAGGCGATCCAGCACATGCTTGCCGACATGGCCATCAAGATAGAGGGTTCTAGGCTTCTCACCTATAAGGCGGGAGTGTACGCCCAATCCTTCCATAAGGATGCTGCGAAATTCTCGGCAATGGCGAAATGCTATGCTTCCGATTCTTCCGTGCAAGTGGCTTCCGATGCAGTGCAAATTTTCGGAGGATATGGTTATACCAAAGAATATCCGGTCGAAAAATTTTATAGAGATGCTAAGATCTTGCAGATCTATGAGGGAACGAGCCAGATCCAAAGAAACGAGATCGCAGCCGGACTCATTAAGGACGCCGCTTCTAAAGTTAAGAAAGCGTAA
- a CDS encoding LIC_11366 family protein has translation MAFLSLMICSSSLRAEDETVTHPKLKELPENKVPEKADRWEFGARFGFGFRGPNRFDQNLNGFTSNLDPRIPSQTKVHNTRGMYQEEFLARTRFGEGFKVGFIAGSRTFDNFGITNLTSEPFYTRLDFQMYSLYFLGMVWQEGRLNRYFRWETGLGLGYARAAWLTNGFATDGKSYYQENGDMRGNGLEFRLEGALNTQVNDSVTLSFGAYLSWINITSFDGSFNGDTSSFYVRQDGRVTPLTESNNQSNILLSNQFSRKLDMQSAYGGLFFGVNYKL, from the coding sequence TTGGCCTTCCTCAGCCTCATGATTTGTTCCTCTTCTCTGCGTGCAGAAGATGAAACCGTCACTCATCCTAAATTGAAAGAACTTCCGGAGAACAAGGTTCCTGAAAAAGCGGATCGTTGGGAATTCGGAGCAAGATTCGGCTTCGGCTTTAGAGGTCCCAATCGATTCGATCAAAACCTGAACGGATTTACTTCCAATTTAGATCCCAGGATCCCGAGCCAAACAAAGGTGCATAATACTCGCGGAATGTACCAAGAAGAGTTTCTTGCGAGAACACGATTTGGAGAAGGATTCAAGGTGGGATTCATAGCAGGATCCAGGACCTTCGATAATTTCGGCATCACGAATCTTACCTCGGAACCATTCTATACGAGACTGGATTTTCAGATGTACAGTCTCTATTTCTTGGGAATGGTCTGGCAGGAAGGAAGATTGAATCGATACTTCCGATGGGAAACGGGACTAGGGCTCGGTTATGCGAGAGCTGCTTGGCTCACAAATGGATTCGCAACCGACGGAAAGAGCTATTACCAAGAAAACGGGGACATGAGGGGAAATGGTTTGGAATTCCGTTTGGAAGGAGCCTTGAATACTCAAGTCAACGATTCGGTGACTCTCAGCTTCGGTGCCTATCTTTCCTGGATCAATATCACTTCCTTTGACGGCTCCTTTAATGGAGACACCTCCAGTTTCTATGTCAGACAAGACGGAAGAGTCACTCCTTTAACGGAATCCAATAACCAAAGTAATATTCTACTATCGAACCAATTCTCCAGGAAATTGGATATGCAGTCCGCTTATGGCGGACTGTTTTTCGGAGTAAATTACAAATTATAA
- a CDS encoding glutathione S-transferase family protein yields the protein MMKLYGYPISNYTNKVKLALLEKGLEFEDVRIGFSQEEEFLTKSPMGKIPYLEVDGKYLFESQAILEFLDEAYPNTKRLIPKDPFEAAHVRSIISVIENYIDIPARKIYTKIVEGVEITPETVESAKRSMQKGVKALSRIVKFSPYIAGKEFTAADCSAFATFSIINDHIGDWIHPNPLDALSGLKEYLEMMLADPNAAKVDKAKSSVMKALKRIRK from the coding sequence ATGATGAAGCTCTACGGTTATCCGATCAGTAATTATACGAATAAAGTCAAATTGGCACTCTTAGAAAAGGGCTTGGAGTTCGAGGATGTTCGCATAGGATTTTCTCAAGAGGAAGAATTCCTAACGAAAAGCCCGATGGGAAAGATCCCGTATCTGGAAGTGGACGGGAAGTATCTCTTCGAATCCCAAGCCATCCTAGAATTCCTGGACGAGGCCTACCCGAATACGAAACGATTGATCCCTAAAGATCCTTTCGAAGCAGCCCATGTTCGCTCCATCATATCCGTGATCGAGAATTATATCGATATTCCCGCCCGCAAGATCTATACGAAGATCGTAGAAGGTGTGGAGATCACTCCTGAGACAGTGGAGTCCGCAAAACGATCCATGCAAAAGGGAGTAAAAGCTCTTTCTAGGATCGTGAAATTCTCGCCCTATATCGCAGGAAAGGAATTCACTGCAGCAGATTGTTCCGCATTCGCCACCTTTTCGATCATTAACGATCATATTGGAGATTGGATCCATCCGAATCCTTTAGACGCTCTTTCCGGCTTAAAGGAGTATTTGGAAATGATGTTAGCCGATCCAAACGCTGCCAAGGTGGATAAAGCGAAATCCAGCGTAATGAAAGCCTTAAAGAGAATTCGAAAATAA
- a CDS encoding 7TM diverse intracellular signaling domain-containing protein, which yields MKEIFNRLATDVLRVFFRLVATAFLFFYSLPIFSFDPSSLPEDGTSMLPFAEVWIDEKGGTSFAEMRRQKFIPLTGSSLGYSSHVHWFRIPVENLSSETVDWILEIHYSQLDHVELFLGSKGDTVIFRGGDRIPFRERPIQYRFPSFPLELRSGEKDTVYLKIETKSSVNFTVFAYKAEDFFPKISNEQILLGLYFGSLMVMALYNLFLFLSTRERTYLAFFLYVASGILVQWSLNGYAFQFFWPNAVDWASNIVTCFSFLVAGMTANFVRCYFDAGENYPGSDRILKVISNLSYILTILGYFIPFGIGLAIYIFLSTITFGAILYLGIQGFTRNLRSALFFLGAWIALVSGALLFVLRFSDWVSHHLTIAYWGVEIGTSLHVLLLALALADRVNSLSKDLSSKVEDLNDAKHAIEQSELRFRNLFEGAEELLLTLDQEGKIKDANRTLSRLTGYRPLEVEEKNFLDLIYSVEGQEDSIVLLLAEEKLQEHLKTRKTVEFHSEFKQKYVMEPKPVKIRLQSFESESGRMVLGKVSEISEDILSRFLVSESMHFTVNNYLRNADILSRQLTSNLSQFTGSEVITAIRTCVREVLINAIEHGNLGISFDEKTESMKSGNYMEFIQKRQREAFYGARSVTVAYSLNAKRIGFEIEDQGDGFDFKKVLNIDGDKLNEESFTHGRGIMMTRKVFDVVKFNDKGNKVLLIKYLQKPLKYKREPSFLDID from the coding sequence GTGAAAGAGATTTTTAACAGACTGGCAACGGACGTTCTTCGGGTTTTTTTCAGGCTCGTTGCAACCGCCTTTCTATTCTTCTATAGCCTTCCTATTTTTTCCTTCGATCCCAGCTCTCTTCCGGAAGACGGCACCTCCATGCTTCCTTTTGCGGAGGTTTGGATCGATGAAAAAGGGGGAACCTCCTTCGCAGAAATGAGAAGGCAAAAATTTATTCCTCTCACCGGTTCTTCTCTTGGCTATTCCTCCCATGTGCATTGGTTCCGGATACCGGTCGAAAATCTTTCTTCCGAGACTGTGGATTGGATCTTGGAGATTCACTATAGTCAACTGGATCACGTGGAATTATTTTTGGGATCGAAGGGGGACACAGTAATCTTTCGAGGAGGGGATAGAATCCCATTTCGGGAAAGACCGATCCAATATCGATTTCCTAGTTTCCCGTTGGAATTGAGATCCGGTGAAAAAGATACGGTCTATTTAAAAATAGAGACAAAGAGTTCCGTAAACTTTACGGTTTTTGCATATAAGGCAGAAGACTTCTTTCCTAAGATCAGCAATGAACAGATCCTTCTCGGACTTTATTTCGGTTCCTTGATGGTGATGGCCTTGTATAATTTGTTCCTATTCTTATCTACAAGGGAAAGGACCTATCTCGCCTTCTTTTTATATGTAGCCTCCGGAATATTGGTGCAATGGTCCTTGAACGGTTATGCATTCCAATTCTTTTGGCCGAATGCAGTGGACTGGGCAAGCAATATAGTTACTTGTTTTAGTTTCCTTGTGGCAGGGATGACTGCGAATTTTGTACGGTGCTATTTCGATGCGGGTGAGAATTATCCCGGCTCCGACAGAATACTCAAAGTAATATCTAATTTATCTTATATACTGACTATTCTAGGTTATTTTATCCCGTTCGGGATCGGACTTGCGATCTATATCTTTTTATCTACGATCACGTTTGGAGCAATCTTATACTTGGGGATCCAAGGCTTTACTCGGAATCTTCGATCGGCTTTGTTCTTCTTAGGTGCGTGGATCGCTTTGGTATCGGGTGCTCTTCTTTTCGTTCTTAGATTCTCGGATTGGGTCTCTCATCATCTCACGATCGCCTATTGGGGAGTAGAGATTGGGACTTCTTTGCATGTTCTTCTTTTGGCATTGGCTTTGGCGGATAGAGTGAATAGCCTTTCCAAGGATCTTTCTTCTAAGGTGGAGGATCTGAACGATGCCAAGCACGCGATCGAACAGTCGGAGTTAAGATTTCGGAATTTATTCGAGGGAGCGGAGGAACTTCTTCTTACATTGGACCAAGAGGGGAAGATCAAAGATGCAAATCGTACACTCTCCCGTCTCACAGGTTATCGTCCTCTTGAAGTGGAGGAGAAGAATTTTCTGGATCTGATCTATTCTGTAGAAGGACAAGAGGATTCGATCGTTCTTCTTCTTGCGGAGGAAAAGCTGCAGGAACACTTGAAGACGAGAAAGACAGTCGAGTTCCATTCCGAATTCAAACAGAAATATGTAATGGAACCTAAACCTGTAAAGATCCGTTTACAGTCTTTCGAGAGTGAATCCGGTAGAATGGTCTTGGGAAAGGTTTCCGAGATCTCAGAAGATATTCTTTCTCGCTTTTTGGTTTCGGAAAGCATGCATTTTACCGTGAATAATTATCTTAGGAACGCTGATATCCTGAGTCGTCAGTTGACTTCCAATTTGAGCCAGTTTACCGGTTCCGAGGTGATTACAGCGATTCGAACCTGCGTGAGAGAAGTGTTGATCAATGCGATCGAGCATGGAAATCTAGGGATTAGCTTCGATGAGAAGACAGAATCCATGAAGTCCGGAAATTATATGGAATTCATCCAAAAGAGACAGAGAGAGGCTTTCTACGGGGCAAGAAGTGTGACGGTTGCCTACTCGCTGAATGCAAAGAGGATCGGATTTGAGATTGAGGACCAGGGAGACGGTTTCGATTTTAAGAAGGTCTTGAATATCGACGGGGATAAGCTGAACGAGGAGAGCTTTACTCATGGGCGAGGGATCATGATGACCCGTAAAGTATTCGATGTGGTGAAGTTCAACGATAAGGGAAATAAGGTCCTTCTTATTAAATATCTACAGAAGCCTTTGAAGTACAAAAGAGAGCCTAGTTTTTTAGACATAGATTGA
- a CDS encoding DUF971 domain-containing protein encodes MSLSLKATTPDIISFDEETLRIEWKDGVLSEFSLLELRRRCPCVVCRGGHGGKVGATTGNIKEAKLLSFSKVGRYAVNLVWGDYHNTGIYSFDSLRLYAQGEEGDLGKP; translated from the coding sequence ATGAGCTTAAGTTTAAAAGCGACTACTCCGGATATCATTAGTTTCGACGAAGAAACACTCCGAATAGAATGGAAGGACGGAGTCCTCTCCGAATTTTCCCTCTTAGAATTGAGAAGAAGATGTCCTTGCGTAGTCTGCAGGGGTGGACACGGAGGAAAAGTTGGGGCCACTACCGGAAACATCAAGGAGGCGAAGCTTCTTTCTTTCTCAAAGGTAGGAAGATACGCAGTAAACCTGGTCTGGGGAGATTATCACAATACCGGTATCTATAGTTTCGATTCTCTCAGGCTATACGCTCAAGGAGAAGAAGGGGACCTCGGAAAACCCTGA
- a CDS encoding START domain-containing protein, with product MRKGICLLVALLLLPAQMFAWDLEKDKNGITVHTRSVEGSELKEFRGKTKLKTNLNTIVALMEDNPNYTTWLKDCKKSEAVKVLNSKEKYIYILNGVPWPLDDRDFVIHSTLIQDKNTGAVTYQMRPVANVVPEKKGYVRGTIKGYWKFVPVSDGVEVTYQVHSEPGGSIPTSIANFVVVDIPYETLRKMKDKVEDPKYKNAPKHPDLIDPTSPK from the coding sequence ATGAGAAAAGGAATATGCTTACTAGTGGCGCTCCTTCTTCTTCCGGCGCAGATGTTTGCCTGGGATTTGGAGAAGGATAAGAACGGGATTACGGTCCACACTAGATCGGTCGAAGGTTCCGAATTAAAAGAGTTTAGAGGAAAGACAAAGCTCAAAACGAATCTGAACACGATCGTCGCTCTTATGGAGGACAATCCGAATTATACCACTTGGCTGAAGGATTGTAAAAAATCGGAAGCTGTCAAAGTCTTGAATTCAAAAGAGAAATATATCTACATCCTGAACGGAGTGCCTTGGCCATTAGATGATCGCGATTTCGTAATACATTCCACTCTGATCCAAGACAAAAACACCGGAGCCGTTACCTATCAAATGAGACCCGTTGCGAATGTGGTCCCCGAAAAGAAAGGTTACGTTAGAGGCACTATCAAAGGATACTGGAAATTCGTTCCGGTAAGCGACGGTGTCGAAGTTACCTACCAAGTCCATAGCGAACCGGGAGGAAGCATTCCTACCTCAATAGCGAATTTCGTAGTCGTCGATATTCCTTACGAAACCCTAAGGAAAATGAAAGATAAGGTAGAAGATCCTAAATATAAGAATGCACCTAAGCATCCGGATCTGATCGATCCGACTTCGCCTAAGTAA